In Bombus pyrosoma isolate SC7728 linkage group LG2, ASM1482585v1, whole genome shotgun sequence, a genomic segment contains:
- the LOC122573022 gene encoding serine-rich adhesin for platelets-like isoform X1 produces the protein MVRRFSWCTVVALVVLLFVTTDGLREHSTQIDDHKATNRGTLRFNSKSLEEATTVSSSPLSRSKTKWDRSGQSKTLSNFERTIQASVINSEPKFDTSEHSTVRTIRTTERGSVSTATDVTSESRRISGKRFEETKRVEPTINRRDGKRYFSESNEETKLKNNEQKFETSKGISRRTSNGRANNSTVTERLDNKGPSVFLATTESSRSRTGRKIQTTYSMKDLKTQIPTSRRYNSKKFRDVESTTASFRRESRGRSTTEKIERSTRSGRSKVNNAENNSIARRGPDPLLSESESVRVDIPLTVGETGNPASDVTTGIDVASQRRSDAKESSRSSRTGFERSKSRGRSNDSEASGSSRSASPRGSSKFSDSTTTEANEQIVSSRRNTVSRDRSRGSEIKKNSVNESRSRSRGRNVENNMKPISGGASERNVKRKVAGERNSSDRGPRIPDVTPRAIDSRRQDTQDMRGRSRSKSRSDVTTPITMDVTTTVAPDTTVFTEVTATDSEITSTTIRLATTPSPRATSRPLSTSASTLDASGRGRGRGRSGSHGRKQKEDFFNHGLGFRGRKPSPEGSANVTESRKTVSWKNDSQSHGNPGWTLRRRPAHFNSENISKTIVPSPRDQTNEVVPSNEQSTSTEAIPIIESSTFGTKRGPKKLQTTDESSTVVETTTKSYRRGNKTFGNGKVIAALEESDNYPPEFKARLTQLKNTNTKIPASKATSRTPLEEQERNIYGRRSRNNSMAFEPDDLETAASANVLTDETLVVNPLTLINGTGLRRVKKSSAALFAERSRMKLELARRLVKPELNIEENDLDATTASSFSKRKPTGVPVVDETSKVAKYSKPAAAAPGRNRPSTSVESTQEEVSVKTSKLPSSRKAHDDSSKVIGRPYSLKKGRVITERMVTSISIEERAIAEETTKPYALTTNPSVITSAEQGSATTIDSTRVRLASDRGGKKSKEEDSTPTKNMKVSLYSTQRVETTDPVTTIKPKKSYSYQSRNKLREQSVTIEQSFTTSTPKISYSSAQSKSQTSQEENITKKLRFATSATKPIFRPRYSKRTNEKSFEKKTTDNQAIFTTKLPVATSRYSKKKSSVKSIDDKSATTEGLSAQTRKIEFRPRTATYRRHSEIPTTLTESSTKVDGVGIAITPRSTKYHATLKTSTVSPRSVAQGPQVNLKIANETAQETPGITGSSNGDSGNSNVFNPTRSTFLSGNSTLLEQLRSTVAPLLSSLGNRTPVFSGSYSNVNNMNSPPRVTPSGQPPRFSARYKGAELFVRKQNNIYQPTVPSVTSSSTTPITPVENSGSAPPIDVSSPGEPRFLTLYQALESASIRNEQLQGNAIAQLQKQQAGSVSQVDFNATAVNDIGDNANNDTTSPTVATISPQTSDTTANTIQDSTQTPRLPEDPDNSTPAVTTGAPETPSTTEPVFTSTESSSSTEQASTSTESPSSTEQLFTSTESVSNTERVSISRDSSFTTEQTFTNVDSMSVTESTSTESFLRSTDATTMNVEGAEDVQTSMSADNNSTNQELVNSTTDASTTISSTSEGSSTEFEGDTSSTTVGTATQSTTGNIDITSRIDLSQNTIETTTFSTTVTNTPTTSENPETNTIPLSDTTATQTADISSTDALTTEADSSNMIDIETTTAIPTSTIRTRLIDLAQDILFRLQATMSTTTVPSQDSTTMLSPTTEISNVIPDSSSNRSLESLSQLRDETTINQGESGTSTPSSVTTEQSSLRTIEEVITQSADSIAASSPTMVLTQEANTQDEINAITTTTPATITSTTITQDFQTVSNTDSTTVGDSNDSSTSPLSVDVTTVSTITSTDDTLLTELMSIAKTLFSDEISNNQEDIAGQNSNVTSRLDNLMENEIYRPSLSNDELGTTQVAETSFFPSNAMSENVESSTIPTDPSQNEVDLTTTVSSANLTDTLTTTPRSNMPDDEVESVQTETTPVVLGPLAEIIESTTPSFKTEIEPRVTLSLSGSLDADTGLDTTTQIQTTTSTQSSETTTTFAMNFELTTDTFDLFSSNLITTTNPQIVSEQVTESVTEPTGVTVPLTSFTTVTSRLMTDIGTTTEPEITTVAPETTPSSVNTIIMTPSISFEQTTLASAVELVERVNDVEVETNQTTESATQLASLITESADNETLEPTASSITTTAQQDVNSIDDMGVTTNQFSLTSTTIPVMETTTNAPSENVPQTTPNLENKSPTIVARFQDTTSATAQATAGSGIGQTTEITTPTIPDTSIVSSTSSEFPTSSYPDVPLITTTSSSVETTTTTITTETATSTSTGRVPDGGTSTPQTTRMDVVTVTPVTETTMVNIEENLVSTEVGTSTTTASSESTTTMSGGTTNDSTNTTSASTEATTMSMQATPGTTVPTATRLPPRPASQSSTTPYLGRFGGSRLTPAPRFSLSSTTRAPLRDYLVYGIYPNKTIVRKRPEDNLIDARNVDSPYVIFGIFPDGRLVRKYPNGTIIPDPPRNPVEVVFSLSTSTTTNRPPPRPYYNQANQGTYNQYRGPVYNSNDRPVAEPMRNVQSPSIVDIGLTGNAIVGPNGGGPDNTGPLGTPASVPSTNEMSNALLNTQMRTASVTPIVSTGRPPTDSQGGRIVQDRERDEATRTKEAGGQRSSVYIGQDKFVNYWTDGASTSNPRVLSVNINSVATAANEGPSPSVPSFENLLNNQPGGRVTAPPGFPWRDPLDQIFGITTSSPVITASVASNRLDDLSEPNGPALARPINPFVEVFTPFSNTIGVPRGNIGSIPPPPPPTTPVAFTTTPTTPAPTTTTTTTITTMAATTTTTTTTVAPTTTTTMAPTTTTTTMAPTTTTTTMAPTTTTTTMAPTTTTTTAPIVTTTTTTSTTMTPTTVATMTPTTTTMAAPTITSEPPTIAQRVMIASQAGATSEATTSSQINSFNLSKNLLNTRQQNAFGTTFDDLAFLNSLLQSNSRSTNQKTLTQVEQLLANKILELALKNPGPTRSPKAISIENASPNSIYKPATTSLSEPIIIDLSPASTVSTSTRKSVETQQPTSQRSVISSLTPVQVTWKPVTTTSTRRSVEISTASPSTTAKTILISTTKAPVTVKAKLATTPRPRTTTQAPLGFGGLLWQALLGGGLFGSSTTPKPVKAKPVPKTAQKSVNIMPKPIQTTQKLETTTIPSSATLKTMEISKIQVNSPNSIVQEKSVTTPFTISTTDKPLINNPNPRLPGVVTSTYSPEEDAKFIVELLRAVEQDNKTGSSKKVAGLTQDDQSFLRAILSGRALTTTTPSPTVEISNAALLAALLKAQGIEPPTPANNIREQLQLASLGQSVTSAPTASPASESSTITTRPASSAATRPTDTTKKTVTPRPTSGPRIRTTTWSPSSTYPPPLFSSFSNYGTPAQSAGDNSGNSALFGATRAFSQFLGAAISGAAQQLQSLVRNGTRIVSEVVG, from the exons ATCGATGATCATAAAGCTACAAATCGTGGCACTTTGAGATTCAATTCCAAATCACTGGAGGAAGCAACCACAGTATCATCTTCGCCGCTATCGAGATCCAAAACGAAGTGGGACAGATCAGGGCAATCGAAAACGCTCTCGAATTTCGAAAGAACGATTCAAGCTTCTGTGATCAATTCAGAACCAAAGTTCGACACGAGCGAACATTCAACCGTTAGAACGATCAGAACGACCGAAAGGGGAAGTGTTTCAACAGCAACAGATGTCACAAGCGAGTCGAGAAGAATTTCAGGCAAAAGATTCGAGGAAACTAAAAGGGTAGAGCCAACGATTAACAGACGAGACggcaaaagatatttttctgaaagcaacgaagaaacaaagttaaaaaataatgaacaaaaattcgaaacgTCCAAAGGGATTTCTCGAAGAACGTCCAATGGAAGAGCGAATAATTCAACTGTCACTGAGAGATTGGACAACAAAGGACCATCCGTGTTCCTGGCAACCACGGAGTCTTCGAGGTCTAGAACCGGAAGAAAGATTCAAACGACTTATTCGATGAAAGATCTAAAGACACAAATCCCTACGTCTAGAAGGTACAACAGTAAGAAATTTAGAGACGTTGAAAGCACTACAGCTTCGTTTAGAAGAGAAAGTAGAGGTAGATCGACTACAGAGAAGATTGAAAGGAGTACCAGATCTGGTAGATCGAAGGTGAACAATGCGGAGAATAATTCTATTGCTCGAAGAGGTCCAGATCCTCTTTTATCAGAATCCGAAAGTGTAAGAGTCGATATTCCTCTCACTGTAGGTGAAACAGGAAATCCAGCTTCGGATGTAACCACTGGAATTGATGTAGCTTCTCAGAGAAGATCGGACGCTAAAGAGTCATCCAGATCCAGTCGGACAGGATTCGAAAGATCGAAAAGTCGTGGACGGTCGAACGACTCCGAGGCTTCTGGGTCATCCAGATCAGCTTCTCCAAGAGGATCTTCAAAGTTCAGCGACTCTACGACGACAGAAGCTAACGAACAGATTGTTAGTTCGAGAAGGAATACGGTTTCCAGAGATCGTTCCAGAGGTTCCGAGATCAAGAAGAATTCTGTGAACGAGTCTAGATCAAGGTCTAGAGGTAGAAATGtggaaaataatatgaaacctATTTCGGGCGGTGCTTCAGAAAGGAATGTGAAGCGGAAGGTGGCTGGGGAGAGAAACTCTTCGGATAGGGGACCGAGAATTCCTGATGTTACTCCAAGAGCTATCGACAGTCGTAGACAGGATACTCAGGATATGCGTGGAAGATCGAGAAGCAAGTCGAGATCGGATGTTACCACACCTATTACTATGG ATGTTACTACAACTGTTGCGCCAGATACAACAGTTTTTACCGAGGTAACAGCCACCGATTCTGAGATAACAAGTACGACCATAAGATTAGCGACTACTCCAAGTCCAAGGGCAACATCAAGACCATTATCGACTTCTGCTTCAACCCTCGATGCATCAGGACGAGGTAGAGGAAGAGGCAGAAGCGGAAGTCACGGTAGAAAACAGAAAGAGGATTTCTTCAATCACGGACTAGGGTTCAGAGGTCGAAAACCCTCGCCTGAAGGATCCGCAAACGTGACAGAGTCTAGAAAAACTGTTTCGTGGAAAAACGATTCCCAGTCGCATGGAAATCCAGGCTGGACGCTCAGGAGGCGACCAGCTCATTTTAactctgaaaatatttcgaagacGATCGTGCCTTCGCCAAGGGATCAAACGAACGAAGTGGTGCCATCCAACGAACAATCGACCAGCACCGAAGCTATACCGATTATCGAAAGTTCCACGTTTGGCACGAAAAGAGGCCCCAAGAAGCTGCAAACGACGGACGAGAGTTCCACGGTGGTTGAAACCACGACCAAGAGCTACAGAAGAGGCAACAAAACCTTTGGAAATGGCAAAGTGATTGCGGCGCTTGAAGAGAGTGATAATTACCCGCCTGAGTTTAAGGCGAGGTTAACTCAGTTG AAGAATACCAATACGAAAATACCAGCCTCAAAAGCCACCTCTAGAACGCCATTGGAG GAACAAGAGAGGAATATCTATGGTCGACGCTCGAGGAACAACTCGATGGCGTTCGAGCCTGACGACCTCGAAACCGCAGCTTCAGCAAATGTTTTGACGGATGAAACTTTAGTCGTGAATCCCTTAACGTTGATAAATGGCACAGGATTGCGACGC GTGAAAAAATCGTCAGCCGCTCTGTTCGCTGAAAGATCGAGGATGAAACTGGAGCTGGCTAGGAGGTTAGTGAAGCCAGAGTTGAACATCGAGGAGAATGATCTCGACGCAACCACGGCCTCCTCTTTCAGCAAACGGAAACCAACCGGCGTGCCGGTGGTCGATGAGACGAGCAAGGTCGCCAAATACTCTAAGCCCGCTGCCGCAGCACCGGGACGCAACAGGCCTTCCACTTCCGTAGAAAGCACTCAGGAAGAGGTCAGCGTGAAAACCTCGAAACTTCCTAGTTCGAGGAAAGCTCATGACGATTCTTCAAAGGTCATCGGCAGACCCTACAGTTTAAAGAAGGGGCGGGTCATTACGGAGCGAATGGTCACTTCGATTTCGATCGAAGAGAGAGCCATTGCTGAGGAAACGACCAAACCGTACGCGCTAACCACGAACCCGTCCGTGATCACCTCCGCTGAACAGGGATCGGCGACAACCATCGACTCGACGAGGGTTCGTTTAGCCAGTGATCGTGGAGGAAAGAAGTCGAAGGAAGAAGATTCGACGCCGACCAAGAACATGAAGGTTTCGCTTTACTCTACTCAACGCGTCGAGACTACCGATCCCGTTACTACTATCAAACCGAAGAAATCCTATAGCTATCAATCACGTAATAAATTACGAGAGCAGTCTGTAACGATCGAACAAAGTTTCACGACGTCGACACCTAAAATATCCTACTCCTCCGCGCAGAGCAAATCGCAAACGTCCCAGGAAGAGAacattacaaaaaaattgagGTTTGCTACCAGCGCTACCAAGCCCATTTTTAGACCTCGTTACAGCAAACGAACCAATGAGAAATCTTTCGAGAAGAAGACGACGGACAATCAAGCTATCTTTACCACGAAACTACCCGTAGCTACCAGCAGATATTCGAAGAAGAAATCTTCGGTAAAATCTATCGATGATAAATCAGCGACAACAGAGGGGTTATCTGCACAGACGAGAAAGATCGAGTTTCGTCCTAGAACCGCGACCTATCGAAGACATTCAGAAATTCCCACGACTTTAACTGAATCCAGTACGAAGGTCGACGGTGTAGGAATCGCCATCACACCGAGATCGACAAAATACCACGCCACTTTAAAGACCTCCACGGTATCTCCTCGATCGGTAGCACAGGGACCACAGGTAAACTTGAAGATCGCGAACGAGACGGCGCAGGAGACGCCAGGAATTACCGGCAGCAGCAACGGCGACAGCGGTAACTCGAATGTCTTCAATCCGACCAGAAGCACGTTTCTGAGCGGAAACAGTACACTGTTGGAGCAACTGAGAAGCACGGTAGCACCGCTGTTGAGTTCCCTTGGTAACAGGACGCCTGTGTTTTCCGGATCTTACAGTAATGTTAACAACATg AATTCACCACCCAGAGTCACTCCCAGTGGACAACCACCCCGCTTTAGTGCGAGATACAAAGGAGCGGAATTATTCgttagaaaacaaaataatatttatcagcCCACTGTGCCATCGGTTACTAGTTCGTCGACTACGCCAATTACACCCGTAGAG AACTCTGGTTCGGCCCCACCAATCGATGTCTCAAGTCCTGGCGAGCCGAGATTCTTGACCCTTTATCAGGCATTGGAGTCGGCCAGCATCAGGAACGAACAGTTACAGGGAAACGCGATTGCACAGCTGCAAAAACAACAAGCTGGCAGTGTTTCCCAGGTAGACTTTAACGCCACCGCCGTTAACGATATCGGCGATAACGCTAACAATGACACCACAAGCCCCACTGTAGCAACTATCAGCCCACAGACATCAGACACCACCGCGAACACTATTCAGGACAGCACACAGACCCCGAGATTACCCGAGGATCCGGACAACTCCACCCCCGCGGTTACCACAGGAGCCCCTGAAACCCCTTCAACGACCGAACCGGTTTTCACAAGCACAGAATCGTCATCTAGTACCGAGCAAGCCTCCACCAGCACAGAATCGCCATCCAGTACCGAACAACTTTTCACCAGTACAGAATCGGTTTCCAATACCGAACGAGTTTCCATCAGTAGAGATTCATCCTTCACTACGGAACAAACTTTCACCAATGTCGATTCCATGTCTGTCACTGAGTCAACCAGCACAGAGTCATTTCTGCGGTCTACAGATGCAACGACGATGAACGTCGAAGGTGCAGAAGATGTTCAGACTTCCATGTCGGCAGATAACAATTCGACCAATCAGGAACTCGTGAATTCTACCACGGATGCTTCTACGACTATTAGTTCTACATCCGAAGGTAGTAGTACCGAGTTCGAAGGTGATACGAGTTCCACCACTGTTGGTACGGCAACGCAGAGCACGACTGGCAATATCGATATTACGTCAAGAATAGACCTTTCGCAGAATACGATAGAGACGACTACCTTTTCGACAACTGTCACCAACACACCGACAACGTCTGAAAATCCCGAGACTAATACCATACCGCTGTCTGATACTACTGCTACTCAGACAGCCGATATTAGCTCGACCGATGCTCTAACGACCGAAGCAGATTCGAGTAATATGATCGATATAGAGACAACTACGGCGATACCCACGTCCACTATTCGAACCAGGCTGATAGATCTCGCGCAAGATATCCTGTTTCGATTGCAAGCAACTATGTCTACGACCACGGTACCGAGTCAAGATTCGACGACGATGTTGTCTCCCACGACGGAAATATCGAACGTGATACCAGATTCGAGTAGCAATCGTAGTTTGGAGTCCCTGTCGCAATTGAGGGATGAAACGACAATCAATCAAGGAGAATCGGGAACGAGTACCCCGTCGTCAGTTACAACGGAGCAGTCGAGTTTAAGAACGATCGAAGAAGTAATTACCCAAAGCGCAGATTCAATTGCTGCTTCGTCACCCACAATGGTATTAACTCAGGAAGCCAACACGCAGGAtgaaataaatgcaataaCAACCACAACACCAGCAACAATAACATCTACAACAATCACACAAGACTTTCAAACAGTATCGAACACAGATTCGACCACTGTAGGCGATTCAAACGATTCTTCGACTTCCCCGTTAAGCGTTGATGTAACTACTGTGTCGACGATCACTTCCACCGACGACACTTTACTAACAGAGTTAATGTCCATTGCCAAAACACTCTTTTCGGATGAGATAAGCAATAATCAGGAAGACATAGCCGGGCAAAATTCAAATGTCACATCTAGATTAGATAACTTAATGGAAAACGAGATATACCGACCGAGCTTGTCCAACGACGAACTCGGCACTACCCAAGTTGCAGAAACATCGTTTTTTCCCTCAAATGCCATGTCAGAAAATGTAGAGTCTTCTACTATTCCGACTGATCCCTCACAGAATGAGGTAGACCTTACTACAACCGTATCTTCTGCAAATCTAACAGATACACTGACAACAACCCCTCGGAGTAACATGCCCGATGACGAAGTAGAAAGCGTACAGACCGAAACCACACCAGTAGTGTTAGGACCCCTTGCCGAGATCATAGAATCGACGACTCCCTCGTTTAAGACAGAAATTGAGCCACGAGTCACTCTGTCGCTTAGCGGATCGCTTGATGCTGACACTGGCCTCGATACCACGACTCAGATACAGACAACCACCAGCACACAAAGTTCAGAAACGACAACCACATTCGCCATGAATTTCGAGCTAACCACTGACACGTTCGATTTGTTTTCGTCTAATCTGATCACGACAACCAACCCTCAAATAGTTTCCGAACAGGTTACAGAAAGTGTCACTGAACCTACAGGAGTCACCGTACCATTAACCAGTTTTACAACCGTAACATCACGGCTTATGACAGACATTGGCACTACTACTGAACCCGAAATAACTACCGTAGCTCCCGAAACTACCCCTTCCTCTGTAAATACGATCATTATGACACCCTCAATATCCTTCGAACAAACCACATTGGCATCTGCCGTAGAGTTGGTTGAACGTGTAAATGACGTAGAAGTGGAAACTAACCAAACAACAGAGTCCGCGACTCAGTTGGCATCTTTGATCACCGAAAGCGCTGATAACGAAACCCTCGAACCCACCGCGTCATCGATTACAACCACTGCGCAGCAGGATGTTAACTCTATTGACGATATGGGAGTCACTACTAACCAATTCTCGCTAACATCGACTACAATTCCCGTCATGGAAACCACTACTAATGCACCCAGCGAAAACGTCCCCCAAACGACCCCAAATCTTGAGAACAAATCTCCAACTATTGTTGCCCGTTTCCAGGATACGACATCAGCAACCGCCCAAGCGACGGCAGGTTCGGGAATCGGCCAAACGACCGAGATCACAACTCCTACGATCCCAGATACTTCGATCGTCTCATCAACGTCCTCAGAATTTCCCACTTCATCGTATCCCGATGTTCCCCTCATTACAACCACTTCATCTTCGGtcgaaacgacgacgacgacgatcaCGACTGAGACAGCGACGTCGACGAGTACAGGACGCGTTCCTGACGGAGGAACATCGACACCTCAAACGACGAGAATGGACGTCGTCACTGTCACCCCTGTGACGGAAACCACCATGGTCAATATAGAAGAGAATCTCGTGTCTACCGAAGTTGGAACATCGACGACAACTGCTTCGTCGGAAAGTACGACCACAATGTCAGGAGGTACTACGAACGACTCCACGAATACAACTTCTGCTTCTACGGAAGCAACGACCATGTCCATGCAAGCTACCCCTGGAACGACCGTGCCGACAGCTACTAGACTTCCACCTAGGCCAGCTTCTCAGAGTTCCACGACGCCTTATTTAGGTCGCTTCGGCGGCAGCAGATTGACACCTGCTCCACGTTTCAGTCTAAGCTCAACTACCAGAGCTCCTCTGCGAGACTACCTAGTGTACGGAATCTACCCGAACAAAACGATCGTGAGAAAGCGGCCAGAGGACAACCTGATCGATGCTAGAAACGTGGACAGCCCGTACGTGATATTCGGTATCTTCCCGGACGGCAGGCTGGTTCGAAAATACCCGAATGGAACGATAATACCGGATCCACCTAGGAACCCGGTCGAGGTTGTGTTCTCACTTAGCACTTCCACTACCACTAACAGGCCACCACCCAGACCGTATTATAACCAGGCTAACCAAGGCACTTACAATCAATATCGAGGCCCGGTGTACAATAGTAACGATAGACCTGTCGCTGAACCGATGAGAAACGTCCAAAGTCCCAGCATCGTTGATATTGGCCTTACTGGTAACGCGATCGTCGGCCCCAATGGAGGTGGACCCGATAATACGGGGCCACTTGGTACCCCTGCTAGTGTCCCGAGCACCAACGAAATG AGCAATGCCCTGCTGAATACGCAAATGAGGACAGCGTCGGTGACGCCGATAGTAAGTACCGGTCGACCGCCGACCGATTCGCAGGGCGGTCGTATCGTCCAGGATCGAGAGAGGGACGAGGCCACCAGGACGAAGGAGGCCGGAGGTCAACGCAGCTCCGTGTACATCGGACAG GACAAGTTCGTCAATTATTGGACCGATGGGGCTTCCACCTCTAACCCGCGCGTTCTCAGTGTGAATATAAATTCAGTAGCT aCTGCTGCAAACGAAGGACCATCACCTTCTGTACCATCGTTTGAGAATCTCCTGAACAATCAACCAGGAGGTCGAGTCACAGCTCCGCCTGGATTCCCATGGAGGGATCCTTTGGACCAAATCTTTGGTATTACTACCTCCTCGCCGGTAATAACAGCTTCAGTGGCATCAAACAGACTG GACGATTTGTCAGAACCAAATGGCCCAGCCTTAGCTCGTCCGATCAATCCATTTGTCGAAGTCTTTACTCCATTTTCTAATACGATTGGAGTTCCAAGAGGTAACATAGGATCCATTCCTCCTCCACCACCACCAACAACGCCTGTTGCATTTACAACTACACCTACAACTCCTGCacctactactactactactaccaccATTACTACAATGGCAGCAACGACAactactactaccactacAGTGGCACCAACAACTACTACTACGATGGCACCAACAACGACTACTACTACGATGGCACCAACAACGACTACTACTACGATGGCACCAACAACGACTACTACTACGATGGCACCAACAACTACAACTACAACGGCGCCGATTGTCACTACAACTACCACTACAAGTACAACAATGACCCCAACAACAGTGGCTACAATGACGCCAACAACTACCACGATGGCAGCACCTACCATCACTTCAGAGCCTCCAACAATTGCTCAAAGGGTGATGATTGCATCACAGGCAGGGGCTACTTCTGAAGCAACAACTTCTTctcaaataaattcatttaatttatcaaaaaatttgttgaatacGCGACAGCAGAATGCTTTCGGTACTACGTTCGATGATTTGGCCTTCCTGAATTCGTTG ttACAGAGTAATTCACGGAGTACCAATCAGAAGACACTGACACAAGTGGAGCAACTCTTGGCAAATAAG atctTAGAACTGGCACTGAAAAATCCGGGACCGACTCGATCACCAAAAGCTATCAGTATCGAAAATGCTTCGCCAAATTCGATTTACAAGCCAGCAACGACATCTCTTTCTGAGCCAATAATAATCGATTTGTCTCCAGCGTCTACAGTTTCAACGTCCACGCGAAAATCAGTAGAAACACAGCAACCAACCAGTCAAAGATCAGTAATTAGTAGTTTGACACCCGTGCAAGTGACTTGGAAACCAGTTACAACCACTAGCACCAGAAGAAGCGTGGAAATAAGCACGGCTTCTCCTTCGACCACGGCTAAAACGATTTTGATCAGCACCACTAAAGCTCCTGTAACTGTTAAAGCTAAACTAGCAACCACTCCTCGACCTAGAACCACCACTCAGGCGCCATTAGGCTTTGGTGGTCTTCTGTGGCAGGCTCTCCTCGGTGGAGGTTTATTCGGATCATCGACAACTCCGAAGCCCGTAAAGGCCAAACCGGTGCCAAAAACCGCGCAAAAGTCGGTTAATATTATGCCGAAACCAATCCAAACCACGCAAAAGTTAGAAACGACAACAATTCCCTCTAGTGCGACTCTGAAAACtatggaaatttcgaaaattcaagTAAACAGTCCAAATTCAATTGTACAGGAAAAGTCAGTGACTACGCCGTTTACAATCTCGACCACCGATAAACCATTGATTAATAATCCAAATCCGAGGTTGCCTGGTGTGGTGACGTCGACCTATTCTCCCGAAGAAGATGCAAAGTTCATAGTTGAGCTTCTGCGAGCTGTTGAACAGG ATAATAAAACTGGTTCCTCGAAGAAAGTAGCAGGATTAACTCAGGATGATCAATCCTTTTTAAGAGCGATTTTAAGCGGTCGAGCTTTAACAACAACGACTCCATCACCGACGGTAGAAATCAGTAACGCTGCTTTGTTGGCGGCATTATTGAAAGCTCAAGGTATAGAACCACCAACTCCGGCCAATAATATTAGAGAGCAGCTCCAGTTAGCC AGTCTCGGGCAGAGCGTCACCTCTGCTCCGACCGCGTCCCCTGCTAGCGAGTCTTCGACAATTACGACAAGGCCGGCATCTAGTGCTGCAACCCGACCAACGGATACCACGAAAAAGACGGTGACACCGAGACCAACCTCAGGACCAAGGATACGCACTACAACGTGGTCACCAAGCTCTACGTATCCACCACCTCTCTTCAGCTCTTTCTCCAATTACGGCACGCCGGCACAGTCAGCCGGTGATAATTCTGGAAATAGCGCATTATTTGGTGCTACCAGAGCATTCAGTCAATTTCTCGGTGCTGCGATAAGT GGAGCTGCGCAACAGTTGCAGTCACTGGTCAGAAATGGTACTAGAATTGTGTCCGAAGTGGTAGGGTAA